The genomic segment GAATTAAATGAAAAAAGCCTGGATTTTTATGAAGACCTGAAAAAAGGCAGCACCCGGGTAATTGCAGCAATACCTGGAAATCATAATACCCTGGAAATCAAAAAAGCATTATCAACAAAGAAAAATATTGAGGCCATAAACCCGGAAAATATTGAAGAAGATCTGCCTGAAGCTCCCAGCACTAAAATAAAAAGTTCTGAACCTGAACCCAAACCAGAATCAGAACCATCTAAACAGCCGGTATCTGAACAAAATAGTGAGCATGAAATGGATATAGGCATTCAGGCTGCTTCATTTATATTTTTAAAAGATGCTGAAAACCTGGTGTCTGAACTTAAAGAAAAAGGATACACAAGCACATATTATGCAGAAGAAGATGTTTCCGGTGTTGGCAGGCGTTACAGGGTTAAAGTAGGTTTTTTTAGAACAAAGGATGATGCTCAGTCAGTGCTGAAAGACCTTAAAGATAAGGAATATTTAAAAGATGCCTATATTTTTAAACGAAAACCTTAATATATAGATAAAACAGGAGCAGAATATGAAAATAACAAAACAAGAGGTTCTCCATGTAGCCAGACTTGCCCGTCTGGATATGGATGATGAATCTGTGGATAAATTTGCCGGTCAGATAGGCACTATACTTGAATATGTTGATACCCTCCAGCAGGTTGATACCAGAGGAGTAAAGCCCACATCCCATGCTATTTCCCTTAGCAATGCTTTCAGGGAAGATGGGGAAATCAGTCATATGGACAGGGATAAAGCTCTTGCCAATGCGCCTGAAAAAGAAGACGGGTATTTTATTGTCCCAAAGGTTGTGGGTTAAAAAATAAAGCGTAAAAACAAGGATATTTATTATGAATTTATATGAACTTACCATTCATCAAGCACATATGCTTTTAAAAAATAAAGAAATTTCTTCACAGGAACTTACACGTTCAG from the Desulfonema limicola genome contains:
- a CDS encoding SPOR domain-containing protein, with the translated sequence MKKNGLKNRPLIKTTFSYQPPQADLVIQRTMNRRDRSLRFQDQAVNQGRITSIRPSQWVFIFIFGVWMFFLGVVFGRQTTPVNLDINSIETELARLKAIELGKEKEDIKTGIAELNEKSLDFYEDLKKGSTRVIAAIPGNHNTLEIKKALSTKKNIEAINPENIEEDLPEAPSTKIKSSEPEPKPESEPSKQPVSEQNSEHEMDIGIQAASFIFLKDAENLVSELKEKGYTSTYYAEEDVSGVGRRYRVKVGFFRTKDDAQSVLKDLKDKEYLKDAYIFKRKP
- the gatC gene encoding Asp-tRNA(Asn)/Glu-tRNA(Gln) amidotransferase subunit GatC translates to MKITKQEVLHVARLARLDMDDESVDKFAGQIGTILEYVDTLQQVDTRGVKPTSHAISLSNAFREDGEISHMDRDKALANAPEKEDGYFIVPKVVG